A genomic window from Micromonospora sp. WMMA1947 includes:
- a CDS encoding family 16 glycosylhydrolase, with translation MRTIRTLAALAATAVGLTAALAAVPHSPAIAAPGAVTWSDDFNGPAGAAPDASKWRYDIGGGGWGNNELQYYTNSTRNAALDGNGNLVITARRENPSGYSCWYGSCQYTSARLLTNGTFAQAYGRFEARIKVPRGQGLWPAFWMLGNDIGTNPWPGSGEIDIMENVGYAPSTVWGTLHGPGYSGGNSVGASTSLPGGQALADTFHTFGVDWAPDSITWYLDGVAYSRKTPADLGGNRWVFDHPFFMIMNVAVGGNWPGSPDGSTTFPQTMTIDYVRVQAWDNGGGGTGGQIIGYGTKCVDVASAGTANGTPVQLWTCNGTAAQRWTWNADGSVRALGKCLDVAAGSTASGAKVQLYDCNGTGAQKWVFSAAGDIVNPQANKCLDATGTSSADGTRLQIWDCTGAANQKWRR, from the coding sequence GTGCGCACCATCCGTACCCTCGCCGCCCTGGCGGCGACGGCGGTCGGCCTCACCGCCGCCCTCGCCGCCGTCCCCCACTCCCCCGCGATCGCCGCCCCCGGCGCGGTCACCTGGTCCGACGACTTCAACGGCCCGGCCGGCGCCGCCCCCGACGCGAGCAAGTGGCGTTACGACATCGGTGGCGGCGGCTGGGGCAACAACGAACTGCAGTACTACACGAACAGCACCCGCAACGCCGCGCTCGACGGCAACGGCAACCTGGTCATCACCGCCCGCCGGGAGAACCCGTCCGGCTACTCCTGCTGGTACGGCAGCTGCCAGTACACCTCGGCCCGGCTGCTCACCAACGGCACGTTCGCCCAGGCGTACGGGCGGTTCGAGGCGCGCATCAAGGTGCCGCGTGGACAGGGACTGTGGCCGGCGTTCTGGATGCTGGGCAACGACATCGGCACGAACCCGTGGCCCGGCAGCGGCGAGATCGACATCATGGAGAACGTCGGCTACGCGCCGTCGACCGTCTGGGGCACGCTGCACGGCCCCGGCTACTCCGGCGGCAACAGCGTCGGCGCGTCCACCTCGCTGCCCGGCGGGCAGGCGCTCGCCGACACCTTCCACACGTTCGGTGTGGACTGGGCGCCGGACTCGATCACCTGGTACCTCGACGGCGTGGCGTACTCCCGCAAGACCCCCGCCGACCTGGGCGGCAACCGCTGGGTCTTCGACCACCCCTTCTTCATGATCATGAACGTGGCGGTCGGTGGCAACTGGCCCGGTTCGCCGGACGGCAGCACCACGTTCCCGCAGACCATGACCATCGACTACGTCCGGGTGCAGGCGTGGGACAACGGCGGCGGGGGCACCGGCGGCCAGATCATCGGGTACGGCACCAAGTGCGTCGACGTGGCCAGCGCCGGCACCGCCAACGGCACGCCCGTGCAGCTGTGGACCTGCAACGGCACCGCCGCCCAGCGCTGGACCTGGAACGCCGACGGCTCGGTACGCGCGCTCGGCAAGTGCCTCGACGTGGCCGCCGGGTCGACGGCGAGCGGCGCCAAGGTGCAGCTCTACGACTGCAACGGCACCGGCGCGCAGAAGTGGGTGTTCAGCGCGGCCGGGGACATCGTCAACCCCCAGGCGAACAAGTGCCTGGACGCGACGGGTACCAGCTCGGCCGACGGCACCCGGCTGCAGATCTGGGACTGCACCGGCGCCGCCAACCAGAAGTGGCGCCGCTGA
- a CDS encoding MFS transporter: MTRDRRPLAGLLIGHAVSLTGNVLTLIALPLYVLAETGSPAATGLAGAFATAPVVLGGAFGGVLVDRIGYRRSSVLADVVSGVTIAAVPLLHATVGLPFPALLALVFVSGLLDTPGQTARTALLPEAAAAAGVPIERAVGWAEATSRGARMIGAPVAGLLVGVLGALPVLAVDAVTFAVSALVVALLVPRRLSPSGEESEPEAGGYWQQFAAGLRFLVREPLLRAMVLLVLVTNLFDAAKSQVLLPVVADRELGGPAAFGLLVGVMGGGALVGSLVFSAIGHRLPRRATFVTAYVLCGAPPLWALAAAPPLPVVVAVVAVAGLAAGSLNPLMGAVELERVPPAMRARVYGVIGAGAWAAMPAGAVGAGIAADRFGPTSTLVVMGACYLLVVLTPLLGGPWRDMRRPTVVRQREPEPTSERQRETLS, from the coding sequence GTGACCCGCGACCGCCGGCCGCTGGCCGGACTGCTGATCGGGCACGCCGTCTCACTGACCGGCAACGTGCTCACGCTCATCGCGCTGCCGCTCTACGTGCTGGCCGAGACCGGCTCACCGGCGGCCACCGGACTGGCCGGAGCGTTCGCCACCGCGCCCGTGGTGCTCGGCGGCGCGTTCGGCGGCGTGCTCGTCGACCGGATCGGCTACCGGCGCTCCAGCGTGCTCGCCGACGTGGTCTCCGGCGTGACCATCGCCGCCGTACCCCTGTTGCACGCCACCGTCGGCCTGCCGTTCCCGGCGCTGCTGGCCCTGGTCTTCGTCAGCGGCCTGCTGGACACACCCGGGCAGACCGCGCGCACGGCGTTGCTCCCGGAGGCCGCGGCGGCGGCCGGGGTGCCGATCGAGCGGGCGGTCGGCTGGGCCGAGGCGACCTCGCGCGGCGCCCGGATGATCGGCGCGCCGGTGGCCGGCCTGCTCGTCGGCGTGCTCGGCGCGCTGCCGGTGCTGGCGGTGGACGCGGTGACGTTCGCCGTGTCAGCGCTCGTCGTGGCGCTGCTGGTGCCACGCCGCCTGAGCCCCTCCGGCGAGGAGAGCGAGCCGGAGGCCGGCGGCTACTGGCAGCAGTTCGCCGCCGGGCTGCGCTTCCTGGTCCGCGAGCCGCTGCTGCGCGCCATGGTCCTGCTGGTGCTGGTGACGAACCTGTTCGACGCGGCCAAGAGCCAGGTGCTGCTGCCGGTGGTCGCCGACCGGGAACTCGGCGGCCCGGCCGCGTTCGGCCTGCTGGTCGGCGTCATGGGTGGTGGCGCGCTGGTCGGCTCGCTGGTGTTCAGCGCGATCGGGCACCGGCTGCCCCGCCGGGCCACGTTCGTCACCGCGTATGTGTTGTGCGGCGCGCCGCCACTGTGGGCGCTCGCCGCCGCACCGCCGCTGCCGGTGGTGGTCGCCGTGGTCGCGGTCGCCGGGCTGGCCGCCGGCTCGCTCAACCCGCTGATGGGCGCCGTCGAGCTGGAGCGGGTGCCGCCCGCGATGCGGGCCCGGGTGTACGGCGTGATCGGCGCGGGCGCGTGGGCGGCCATGCCGGCCGGCGCGGTCGGCGCGGGAATCGCCGCCGACCGGTTCGGCCCGACGTCCACGCTCGTCGTGATGGGCGCGTGCTACCTGCTGGTGGTGCTGACGCCGCTGCTGGGCGGCCCGTGGCGGGACATGCGCCGGCCCACAGTGGTGCGGCAGCGCGAGCCGGAGCCGACGTCGGAGCGCCAGCGGGAAACGCTCTCTTGA
- a CDS encoding helix-turn-helix domain-containing protein has translation MTDGTANRRVSDPRAMRALAHPTRLRLLGELRLRGPQTVGMLSERTGEAVGSVSYHVGKLAEHGFVTEAPDLARDRRERWWRAAHATTDWDPLELLDDPERRLAGNLLRQAAMQRYVDRYQAYLESEASLDPAWVRGTTSSDIVLRLTPEELVELRDELSALGRRWQERGAPGRAGAEMVTLIWQAYRGPQ, from the coding sequence ATGACGGACGGAACCGCCAACCGGCGCGTGAGCGACCCGCGAGCCATGCGGGCGCTGGCCCACCCCACCCGGCTACGACTGCTCGGCGAGCTGCGCCTGCGCGGCCCGCAGACGGTCGGCATGCTCAGCGAGCGCACCGGCGAGGCGGTGGGTTCGGTCAGCTACCACGTCGGCAAGCTGGCCGAGCACGGCTTCGTGACCGAGGCCCCCGACCTGGCCCGGGACCGGCGCGAGCGGTGGTGGCGGGCCGCGCACGCCACCACCGACTGGGATCCGCTCGAACTGCTCGACGACCCGGAGCGCCGGCTCGCCGGCAACCTGCTGCGCCAGGCCGCCATGCAGCGCTACGTGGACCGCTACCAGGCGTACCTGGAGTCCGAGGCGAGCCTCGACCCGGCCTGGGTACGCGGCACGACCAGCAGCGACATCGTGCTGCGCCTGACGCCGGAGGAACTGGTCGAGCTGCGCGACGAGCTGTCCGCGCTGGGCCGGCGCTGGCAGGAGCGCGGCGCACCCGGCCGGGCCGGCGCCGAGATGGTCACGCTGATCTGGCAGGCGTACCGGGGGCCGCAGTGA
- a CDS encoding DinB family protein produces the protein MTDLTWNPLLREQLTWHWTYQLRDRLAGLTDAEYLWEPVPRCWSLRPRADGGTPTIDFAMPQPDPPPFTTIAWRLAHVIVGVLAMRNASHFGRAPTDYASFPYSPTAAGALAQLDEEYAAWTAGVEALGEDGLGRPCGPAEGPFADVPMATLVLHINREVIHHLSEVCLLRDLYRHTPEAAR, from the coding sequence ATGACCGATCTGACCTGGAACCCGCTGCTCCGCGAACAGCTCACCTGGCACTGGACCTACCAGTTGCGCGACCGCCTCGCCGGGCTCACCGACGCCGAATACCTCTGGGAGCCGGTCCCCCGCTGCTGGAGCCTGCGACCACGCGCCGACGGCGGCACGCCGACGATCGACTTCGCGATGCCGCAGCCGGACCCGCCGCCGTTCACCACCATCGCGTGGCGGCTCGCGCACGTCATCGTCGGCGTGCTGGCCATGCGCAACGCGTCGCACTTCGGCCGCGCGCCGACCGACTACGCCTCGTTCCCCTACTCCCCCACCGCGGCCGGCGCGCTGGCCCAGCTCGACGAGGAGTACGCCGCCTGGACGGCGGGGGTCGAGGCGCTCGGCGAGGACGGCCTGGGCCGCCCCTGCGGCCCGGCGGAGGGGCCGTTCGCGGACGTCCCGATGGCCACGCTCGTGCTGCACATCAACCGGGAGGTGATCCACCACCTGTCCGAGGTGTGCCTGCTGCGTGACCTGTACCGCCACACGCCGGAGGCCGCACGGTAA
- the smpB gene encoding SsrA-binding protein SmpB: MARENGRKLIASNKKARHDYDILKTYEAGIVLAGTEVKSLREGRVSLVDAFAQERDGEIMLYGLHIAEYGFGTWTNHAPRRTRKLLLHRVEIARILEKLRDGGITLVPLSMYFADGWAKVELGLARGRRSYDKRQALAERDARKEIAREMGRRLKGRTPARRD; encoded by the coding sequence GTGGCCAGGGAGAACGGGCGCAAGCTGATCGCCTCGAACAAGAAGGCGCGGCACGACTACGACATCCTCAAGACGTACGAGGCGGGCATCGTGCTCGCCGGCACCGAGGTGAAGTCGCTGCGCGAAGGGCGGGTGTCGCTTGTCGACGCGTTCGCCCAGGAGCGCGACGGCGAGATCATGCTGTACGGCCTGCACATCGCCGAGTACGGCTTCGGCACCTGGACCAACCACGCGCCCCGGCGCACCCGCAAGCTGCTGCTGCACCGGGTGGAGATCGCCCGCATCCTGGAGAAGCTGCGCGACGGCGGCATCACGCTGGTGCCGCTGTCGATGTACTTCGCCGACGGCTGGGCCAAGGTGGAGCTGGGCCTGGCCCGCGGCCGCCGGTCGTACGACAAGCGCCAGGCGCTCGCCGAGCGGGACGCGAGGAAGGAGATCGCCCGGGAGATGGGCCGCCGCCTCAAGGGCCGTACGCCGGCGCGGCGGGACTGA
- a CDS encoding lysoplasmalogenase, which produces MRRLLPLFGLVAAVELVGVALDSTVLQWLAKPLLAPVLLAYLWAHRRRIDAVAVGLVAATAGDVALLLPGDTAFLAGMGFFLVTQVAFITAFARHRRAPVVAWAGYLLAWAGANALLWGMLGPLRLPVLGYSLALCLMAAAATGVSARVAAGGAFFLVSDLLIGVGAAGIELPGRGLLVMTTYCAALLLITTGWVTATRPATGPESPPAGTLLAWPGRTGAS; this is translated from the coding sequence ATGAGGCGGCTGCTGCCCCTGTTCGGGCTGGTCGCCGCCGTCGAACTGGTCGGCGTCGCGCTCGACTCGACGGTGCTCCAGTGGCTGGCCAAGCCGCTGCTCGCGCCGGTGCTGCTGGCGTACCTCTGGGCGCACCGGCGCCGCATCGACGCGGTGGCGGTCGGCCTGGTCGCCGCCACCGCGGGCGACGTCGCCCTGCTGCTGCCGGGCGACACCGCGTTCCTCGCCGGCATGGGGTTCTTCCTGGTCACCCAGGTCGCGTTCATCACCGCCTTCGCGCGGCACCGGCGCGCGCCGGTCGTGGCGTGGGCCGGTTACCTGCTCGCCTGGGCGGGCGCGAACGCGCTGCTGTGGGGCATGCTCGGGCCGCTGCGGCTGCCGGTGCTCGGCTACAGCCTGGCGCTGTGCCTGATGGCCGCCGCCGCCACCGGGGTGTCGGCGCGGGTCGCCGCGGGCGGCGCGTTCTTCCTCGTCTCCGACCTGCTCATCGGCGTGGGCGCGGCCGGAATCGAGCTGCCCGGGCGGGGCCTGCTGGTGATGACCACCTACTGCGCGGCGCTGCTGCTGATCACCACCGGCTGGGTGACCGCAACCCGCCCGGCGACCGGCCCCGAGTCGCCGCCCGCAGGTACCCTGCTCGCGTGGCCAGGGAGAACGGGCGCAAGCTGA
- a CDS encoding sterol desaturase family protein produces MIPAVLYAVPAFLLLIVIEAVSYRFLPDDDERGYELRDTTTSLSMGLGSQIIGFPWKLLTVGLFAAAWTVAPVQLSPGDWWTWVILFFADDLAYYWFHRSHHEVRVLWASHVVHHSSVYYNFSTALRQSWTPMTSLPFWLALALLGIPPWMIFLQQSVSLLYQFFLHTERIKVLPRPIEWIFNTPSHHRVHHGSNTEYLDRNYGGILIIWDRLFGTFEPERATARYGLTTNIGTYNPLRVATHEFAAIWSDVRRARSWRHRLGYLFGRPGWQPVR; encoded by the coding sequence ATGATCCCCGCCGTGCTGTACGCCGTCCCGGCGTTCCTGCTCCTGATCGTCATCGAGGCGGTCTCCTACCGCTTCCTGCCCGACGACGACGAACGCGGCTACGAGCTGCGCGACACCACCACGAGTCTGTCGATGGGCCTGGGCAGCCAGATCATCGGCTTCCCGTGGAAGCTGCTCACCGTCGGCCTGTTCGCGGCGGCGTGGACCGTGGCGCCGGTGCAGCTGTCCCCCGGCGACTGGTGGACCTGGGTGATCCTGTTCTTCGCCGACGACCTGGCCTACTACTGGTTCCACCGCTCGCACCACGAGGTACGCGTGCTCTGGGCCAGCCACGTCGTGCACCACAGCAGCGTCTACTACAACTTCTCGACCGCGTTGCGGCAGAGCTGGACGCCGATGACCTCGCTGCCGTTCTGGCTGGCGCTGGCGCTGCTCGGCATCCCGCCGTGGATGATCTTCCTGCAGCAGTCGGTCAGCCTGCTCTACCAGTTCTTCCTGCACACCGAGCGGATCAAGGTGCTGCCCCGGCCGATCGAGTGGATCTTCAACACGCCGTCGCACCACCGGGTGCACCACGGCTCGAACACCGAGTACCTGGACCGCAACTACGGCGGCATCCTGATCATCTGGGACCGGCTGTTCGGCACGTTCGAGCCGGAGCGGGCCACCGCGCGCTACGGGCTGACCACGAACATCGGCACCTACAACCCGCTGCGAGTGGCCACCCACGAGTTCGCCGCGATCTGGTCCGACGTACGCCGGGCACGCTCCTGGCGGCACCGCCTCGGTTACCTGTTCGGCCGTCCCGGCTGGCAGCCGGTCCGATGA
- a CDS encoding GntR family transcriptional regulator, protein MTFDPAPRVSVSDHVFGRLRDAIVSGRYAPDETLPGERELAGAFAVNRHAVREALRRLQQLGLVRVSQGGATRVLDWRVHAGLDLALSLARSGDVLPVETLVRDMLEMRACVGIDAARLCAERGDAAVVAAVVRAAEEYGDLAPDLDLMNEANIAIWRLVVRGSGNTAYQLAFNSLVAGTFAVGDVPPDARAAELLDVAGHRRLAASIASGQGAAAARHARELLTAPVTPTPTPTTPGRVARA, encoded by the coding sequence ATGACCTTCGATCCCGCGCCCCGCGTCTCGGTCTCCGACCACGTCTTCGGCCGGCTGCGCGACGCGATCGTCTCCGGCCGGTACGCGCCGGACGAGACGCTGCCCGGCGAACGGGAACTGGCCGGCGCGTTCGCGGTCAACCGGCACGCGGTCCGGGAGGCGCTGCGCCGCCTGCAACAACTCGGCCTGGTCCGGGTCAGCCAGGGCGGCGCGACCCGGGTGCTCGACTGGCGGGTGCACGCCGGGCTGGACCTGGCGCTGTCCCTGGCCCGCTCCGGCGACGTACTCCCGGTCGAGACGCTGGTGCGCGACATGCTGGAGATGCGGGCCTGCGTCGGGATCGACGCGGCCCGGCTCTGCGCGGAGCGCGGCGACGCGGCGGTCGTCGCCGCCGTGGTCCGGGCCGCCGAGGAGTACGGCGACCTGGCCCCCGACCTGGACCTGATGAACGAGGCGAACATCGCCATCTGGCGGCTGGTCGTGCGCGGCAGCGGCAACACCGCCTACCAGCTCGCCTTCAACAGCCTGGTGGCCGGCACCTTCGCGGTCGGCGACGTCCCTCCGGACGCCCGCGCGGCCGAACTGCTGGACGTCGCCGGGCACCGCCGTCTCGCCGCCTCGATCGCCTCCGGTCAGGGCGCGGCGGCGGCCCGGCACGCCCGGGAGCTGCTGACCGCGCCGGTCACCCCCACCCCCACCCCCACCACCCCCGGAAGGGTAGCGCGCGCATGA
- the htpG gene encoding molecular chaperone HtpG: MSDGVETLEFQAEARQLLQLMVHSIYSNKDVFLRELISNASDALDKLRLESLVDKDLPADTADLHIEIEADKDARTLTVRDNGIGMTRDEVVRLIGTIAKSGTAELLRKLRESSDAAASQELIGQFGVGFYATFMVADKVTLLTRRAGQSGGTRWESAGEGTYSIEEVADAPQGTSVTLHLKPVDTEDNLHDYTAEWTIREIVKRYSDFISWPIRMTVDKPGEDGATTREEQTLNSMKALWARSRDEVDEAEYKEFYRHVAHDWADPLETIHMRGEGTFEYEALLFLPSHAPLDLFSPQGRRGVQLYVKRVFIMDDCDALMPNYLRFVKGVVDAHDLSLNISREILQQDRQIRAVRRRLVKKVLATLKDMSAESYRTFWTEFGAVVKEGLLEDPDNTETLLELVRAASTHDPAEPTTLRAYVERMKDGQSEIYYATGENRATIENSPHLEAFRAKGYEVLILTDPVDEVWVERVGAYDGKTLRSVAKGQVDLETEEEKEKAEAERQEYAELLTFLGGALADSVKEVRLSTRLTTSPACVVGDAHDMTPTLEKMYRAMGQEVPQVKRILELNPAHPLVTGLRKAHGEGGDTAALTETAELLYGMALLAEGGELADPARFTRILADRLARGL; the protein is encoded by the coding sequence GTGAGCGACGGGGTCGAGACGCTGGAGTTCCAGGCCGAGGCCCGTCAGCTGTTGCAGCTGATGGTGCACTCGATCTACTCGAACAAGGACGTCTTCCTGCGCGAACTGATCTCGAACGCGTCCGACGCGCTGGACAAGCTGCGGCTGGAGTCGCTCGTCGACAAGGACCTGCCGGCCGACACCGCCGACCTGCACATCGAGATCGAGGCCGACAAGGACGCCCGTACGCTCACCGTGCGGGACAACGGCATCGGCATGACCCGCGACGAGGTGGTCCGCCTGATCGGCACCATCGCCAAGTCCGGCACCGCCGAACTGCTGCGCAAGCTGCGCGAGTCGTCCGACGCCGCCGCCTCCCAGGAGCTGATCGGCCAGTTCGGCGTCGGCTTCTACGCCACGTTCATGGTCGCCGACAAGGTGACGCTGCTGACCCGCCGCGCCGGGCAGTCCGGCGGCACCCGCTGGGAGTCCGCGGGGGAGGGCACGTACTCGATCGAGGAGGTCGCCGACGCGCCCCAGGGCACCTCGGTCACGCTGCACCTCAAGCCGGTCGACACCGAAGACAACCTGCACGACTACACCGCCGAGTGGACGATCCGGGAGATCGTCAAGCGATACTCCGACTTCATCTCGTGGCCGATCCGGATGACAGTCGACAAGCCCGGCGAGGACGGCGCCACCACCCGCGAGGAGCAGACGCTCAACTCGATGAAGGCGCTCTGGGCGCGCTCGCGGGACGAGGTCGACGAGGCCGAGTACAAGGAGTTCTACCGGCACGTCGCGCACGACTGGGCCGACCCACTCGAAACCATCCACATGCGCGGCGAGGGCACCTTCGAGTACGAGGCGCTGCTGTTCCTGCCCTCGCACGCCCCGCTCGACCTGTTCTCCCCGCAGGGCCGCCGCGGCGTGCAGCTCTACGTCAAGCGCGTGTTCATCATGGACGACTGCGACGCGCTGATGCCCAACTACCTGCGCTTCGTCAAGGGCGTGGTGGACGCGCACGACCTGTCGCTGAACATCTCCCGGGAGATCCTCCAGCAGGACCGGCAGATCCGCGCGGTGCGCCGCCGGCTGGTCAAGAAGGTCCTCGCCACGCTCAAGGACATGTCCGCCGAGTCGTACCGCACGTTCTGGACCGAGTTCGGCGCGGTGGTCAAGGAGGGGCTGCTGGAGGACCCGGACAACACCGAGACGCTGCTGGAACTGGTCCGCGCCGCCAGCACCCACGACCCGGCCGAGCCGACCACCCTGCGCGCGTACGTGGAGCGGATGAAGGACGGGCAGAGCGAGATCTACTACGCCACCGGCGAGAACCGGGCCACCATCGAGAACTCGCCGCACCTGGAAGCCTTCCGCGCCAAGGGCTACGAGGTGCTGATCCTCACCGACCCGGTGGACGAGGTGTGGGTCGAGCGCGTCGGCGCGTACGACGGGAAGACGCTGCGCTCGGTCGCCAAGGGGCAGGTGGACCTGGAGACCGAGGAGGAGAAGGAGAAGGCCGAGGCCGAGCGGCAGGAGTACGCCGAGCTGCTCACGTTCCTCGGCGGCGCGCTCGCCGACAGCGTCAAGGAGGTGCGCCTGTCGACCCGGCTGACCACGTCACCGGCCTGCGTGGTGGGCGACGCGCACGACATGACGCCGACGCTGGAGAAGATGTACCGGGCGATGGGCCAGGAGGTGCCGCAGGTCAAGCGGATCCTGGAGCTGAACCCCGCCCACCCGCTGGTCACCGGCCTGCGCAAGGCGCACGGCGAGGGCGGCGACACGGCCGCGCTGACCGAGACCGCCGAGCTGCTGTACGGCATGGCGCTGCTGGCCGAGGGCGGCGAGCTGGCCGACCCGGCCCGGTTCACCCGCATCCTCGCCGACCGCCTGGCCCGCGGCCTCTAG
- a CDS encoding SDR family oxidoreductase has product MKIAGSTALVTGANRGFGRHLAAELVARGATVWAGARNPDTVDLPGVTPARLDITDPASVAAAAERAGDVTLLVNNAGVSTGTDLLDGDLEKIRLELETHYLGTLSVVRAFAPRIVANGGGTILNVLSALSWFTFPGVGAYGAAKAAEWSMTNALRVELAGRGVRVAGLHVGYMDTEMAAAVPGPKAHPADVARLAADGIESDSYEILADDVARRVQAGLSGGVAALYPALP; this is encoded by the coding sequence ATGAAGATCGCTGGAAGCACCGCCCTGGTCACCGGCGCCAACCGCGGCTTCGGCCGGCACCTGGCCGCCGAACTCGTCGCGCGTGGCGCCACCGTCTGGGCCGGCGCGCGCAACCCGGACACCGTGGACCTGCCCGGCGTCACCCCGGCACGCCTCGACATCACCGACCCCGCGTCGGTGGCCGCCGCCGCGGAGCGGGCCGGTGACGTGACGCTGCTCGTCAACAACGCCGGCGTGAGCACCGGCACCGACCTGCTCGACGGCGACCTCGAAAAGATCCGGCTGGAGCTGGAGACGCACTACCTCGGCACACTGTCGGTGGTGCGGGCGTTCGCGCCCCGGATCGTGGCCAACGGCGGCGGCACGATCCTGAACGTCCTGTCCGCGCTGTCCTGGTTCACCTTCCCCGGCGTCGGCGCGTACGGCGCGGCGAAGGCCGCCGAGTGGTCGATGACGAACGCCCTGCGCGTGGAACTGGCCGGCCGTGGTGTCCGCGTCGCCGGCCTGCACGTGGGCTACATGGACACCGAGATGGCCGCCGCCGTCCCCGGCCCGAAGGCGCACCCGGCCGACGTCGCCCGGCTCGCGGCCGACGGCATCGAGTCCGACAGCTACGAGATCCTCGCCGACGACGTCGCCCGGCGGGTCCAGGCCGGACTGTCCGGCGGCGTGGCCGCGCTCTACCCCGCGCTCCCCTGA
- a CDS encoding helix-turn-helix domain-containing protein: MTDLLAQRDSWSTANCSIARALEVIGNRTTLLLLREASFGTRRFDDFARRVGVSEPVAATRLKQLVADGLLDRRPYREPGQRSRDEYVLTAKGSDLIPVLVALRQWGDTYAADEAGPAVRVAHDECGAAVHARLRCDAGHDVPPGELAVLPGPGLLSA; the protein is encoded by the coding sequence ATGACGGACCTCCTTGCGCAGCGTGACTCCTGGTCCACCGCCAACTGCTCGATCGCCCGGGCGCTCGAGGTGATCGGCAACCGCACCACGCTGCTCCTGCTGCGGGAGGCGTCGTTCGGCACCCGCCGTTTCGACGACTTCGCCCGGCGGGTCGGCGTCAGCGAGCCCGTGGCCGCCACCCGCCTCAAGCAACTCGTCGCCGACGGGCTGCTCGACCGGCGTCCCTACCGCGAACCCGGGCAGCGCAGCCGCGACGAGTACGTGCTCACCGCGAAGGGCAGCGACCTGATCCCGGTGCTCGTCGCGCTGCGGCAGTGGGGCGACACGTACGCCGCCGACGAGGCGGGTCCGGCGGTACGGGTGGCCCACGACGAGTGCGGCGCGGCGGTGCACGCCCGGCTGCGCTGCGACGCCGGGCACGACGTACCGCCCGGTGAACTCGCCGTGCTGCCCGGTCCGGGCCTGCTGTCCGCCTGA